One region of Pogona vitticeps strain Pit_001003342236 chromosome 1, PviZW2.1, whole genome shotgun sequence genomic DNA includes:
- the LOC144586027 gene encoding succinate dehydrogenase assembly factor 2, mitochondrial-like isoform X2, translating into MAALAIRRLFLLPGRALCLSRRGYRGDAPSDCGRDLLEIPLPPWQARPQEPLETKRARLLYESRKRGMLENGLLLGFFAKENMSQINEKQLYLHNHLINETSNGWDIYH; encoded by the exons ATGGCGGCGCTGGCGATTCGA cgcctcttcctcctccccggCCGTGCTCTTTGCCTGTCACGACGCGGCTACCGCGGGGACGCTCCTTCCGACTGCGGGCGGGACCTGCTGGAGATCCCTCTGCCGCCCTGGCAGGCCCGGCCGCAGGAGCCCCTGGAGACCAAGCGGGCGAGGCTGCTGTACGAGAGCCGCAAGAGGGGCATGCTCGAGAACGGCCTCCTCCTCG gtttctttgccaaAGAAAATATGAGTCAAATCAACGAGAAACAGCTGTATCTTCACAACCACCTGATTAATGAAACAAGTAATGGTTGGGATATCTACCACTAG
- the LOC144586027 gene encoding succinate dehydrogenase assembly factor 2, mitochondrial-like isoform X3 translates to MAALAIRRLFLLPGRALCLSRRGYRGDAPSDCGRDLLEIPLPPWQARPQEPLETKRARLLYESRKRGMLENGLLLGKYESNQRETAVSSQPPD, encoded by the exons ATGGCGGCGCTGGCGATTCGA cgcctcttcctcctccccggCCGTGCTCTTTGCCTGTCACGACGCGGCTACCGCGGGGACGCTCCTTCCGACTGCGGGCGGGACCTGCTGGAGATCCCTCTGCCGCCCTGGCAGGCCCGGCCGCAGGAGCCCCTGGAGACCAAGCGGGCGAGGCTGCTGTACGAGAGCCGCAAGAGGGGCATGCTCGAGAACGGCCTCCTCCTCGG AAAATATGAGTCAAATCAACGAGAAACAGCTGTATCTTCACAACCACCTGATTAA